In Ruania zhangjianzhongii, the following proteins share a genomic window:
- a CDS encoding TraR/DksA family transcriptional regulator yields the protein MSAQPGGELHRRLVADRERTAALIESLTGNVSSILEATRSSATDDEHDPEGSTIAFERSQASSMLAGAERELAELELALARIAEGSYGRCERCGEPIPQDRLLARPAARTCVPCAGRR from the coding sequence GTGAGCGCACAACCGGGTGGTGAGCTGCACCGGCGGCTGGTGGCCGACCGGGAACGCACCGCAGCTCTGATCGAGTCCCTCACCGGGAACGTCTCCTCGATCCTCGAGGCGACGCGGTCGAGCGCGACCGACGACGAACACGATCCGGAAGGATCGACGATCGCCTTCGAACGCTCCCAGGCCAGCTCGATGCTGGCCGGCGCCGAACGAGAGCTCGCCGAGCTGGAGCTCGCCCTCGCGCGCATCGCGGAGGGCAGCTACGGCCGTTGTGAGCGCTGCGGTGAGCCGATCCCGCAGGACCGGCTGCTGGCCCGGCCCGCCGCCCGCACCTGCGTGCCCTGCGCCGGCCGACGCTGA
- a CDS encoding alpha-glucosidase, translating into MKADARTRLKDVYAHPVGRDAIDKVLLQLGRSSFWVRNPVAANLPLGALARLVRPVLGSEFVPSLLTVLADHGDGAATVLEQVAGPRAHRESLWWRHAVFYQVYPRSFADSDGDGIGDLRGLLARLDHLAGLGVDCVWLSPIFDSPNEDMGYDVRDYRAVLAEMGTLADLDELIAGCHERGMRILLDLVVNHTSAEHPWFRAAVADPEGPYGAYYHLLPGSPGEDGSGPPPNNWASFFGGSAWRWIPEARRWALHLFAPGQMDLNWENPQVRAEVAEIVRWWRARGIDGFRLDVINYISKRPGLPDGNEAIGKLMGFPGIEHYFFGPRLHRHLHELRVEGFTRAPGDPPPASTVRERRADGSLGAALPPDEVGVMVGETPGVGVEMARLLSNARREELDLVFNFDVLDGPRQVRWDDYRYDLGYLKAYYLDYLARVGPGDAIALFFDNHDNPRMLSKVLGGKDRDPQLRSALAKALATIQLTLPGTPFLFQGQEIAAVNQDLQVADLQDVESLNRLDELRADDLSDAAALAQVLPGARDHARVPMRWQPGPATGFSTGTPWQHGREDSTGFTVAEQEAAPDSVLAFHRELIRLRRAEPALTRGAFRPLAPRSRTYFGWLRTAVDGATWLIEVNLTDRTVRRPRGLPTAETVLGSPGNGRGPTMAPYECVIARAGGEDPAVRA; encoded by the coding sequence CTGGGCGCGCTCGCCCGTCTCGTCCGGCCGGTGCTGGGTTCGGAGTTCGTGCCCTCGTTGCTCACGGTGCTCGCCGATCACGGCGACGGCGCAGCCACCGTGCTCGAACAGGTCGCCGGGCCCAGGGCGCACCGGGAGTCGCTGTGGTGGCGCCACGCCGTGTTCTACCAGGTCTACCCGCGCTCGTTCGCGGACTCCGACGGGGACGGCATCGGTGACCTGCGGGGGCTGCTCGCCCGGCTGGACCATCTGGCCGGCCTCGGCGTGGACTGCGTGTGGCTCTCCCCGATCTTCGACTCCCCGAACGAGGACATGGGCTACGACGTGCGGGACTACCGCGCGGTGCTGGCCGAGATGGGCACGCTGGCGGACCTCGACGAGTTGATCGCCGGCTGCCACGAGCGTGGGATGCGGATCCTCCTTGACCTGGTGGTCAACCACACCTCCGCTGAGCACCCGTGGTTCCGCGCGGCCGTGGCGGACCCGGAGGGCCCGTACGGGGCCTACTACCACCTGCTGCCCGGCTCGCCCGGGGAGGACGGCAGCGGCCCGCCGCCGAACAACTGGGCCTCGTTCTTCGGCGGCAGCGCCTGGCGCTGGATCCCCGAGGCGAGGCGGTGGGCGCTGCACCTGTTCGCACCCGGTCAGATGGACCTGAACTGGGAGAACCCCCAGGTGCGGGCCGAGGTCGCCGAGATCGTGCGCTGGTGGCGGGCCCGCGGGATCGACGGCTTCCGGCTGGACGTGATCAACTACATCTCCAAACGGCCCGGTCTGCCCGACGGTAACGAGGCGATCGGAAAACTGATGGGCTTCCCCGGGATCGAGCACTACTTCTTCGGCCCGCGGCTGCACCGGCACCTGCACGAGCTGCGAGTCGAGGGATTCACCCGCGCTCCTGGCGACCCGCCACCAGCCTCCACCGTGCGGGAGCGACGTGCGGACGGTTCGCTCGGCGCAGCGCTGCCGCCGGACGAGGTGGGCGTGATGGTCGGCGAGACGCCAGGCGTGGGGGTGGAGATGGCGCGTCTGCTCAGCAACGCGCGCCGCGAGGAGCTGGACCTGGTGTTCAACTTCGATGTGCTGGACGGCCCGCGGCAGGTCCGCTGGGACGACTACCGCTACGACCTCGGCTACCTGAAGGCGTACTACCTGGACTACCTGGCCCGGGTGGGCCCAGGTGATGCGATCGCGCTGTTCTTCGACAACCACGACAACCCTCGGATGCTGTCCAAGGTGCTCGGCGGCAAGGACCGGGACCCCCAGCTGCGCTCGGCGTTGGCGAAGGCACTGGCCACGATCCAGCTCACCCTTCCCGGCACCCCGTTCCTGTTCCAGGGCCAGGAGATCGCCGCCGTCAACCAGGATCTGCAGGTGGCGGACCTGCAGGACGTGGAGTCGCTGAACCGGCTCGACGAGCTCCGCGCCGATGACCTGAGCGACGCCGCGGCACTCGCACAGGTCCTGCCCGGGGCCCGTGACCATGCCCGGGTGCCGATGCGTTGGCAGCCCGGACCGGCAACCGGGTTCAGCACCGGCACACCGTGGCAGCACGGACGCGAGGACTCCACCGGATTCACCGTGGCCGAACAGGAGGCGGCACCGGACTCGGTGCTGGCCTTCCACCGGGAGCTGATCCGGTTGCGCCGCGCCGAACCGGCGCTCACCCGGGGCGCCTTCCGACCTCTCGCACCTCGGTCCCGGACCTATTTCGGGTGGCTACGCACCGCCGTCGACGGCGCTACCTGGCTGATCGAGGTGAACCTCACCGACCGGACCGTGCGGCGACCCCGTGGGCTGCCGACGGCCGAGACCGTGCTCGGCTCCCCCGGGAACGGCCGCGGGCCGACAATGGCGCCCTACGAGTGTGTGATCGCCCGTGCGGGTGGCGAGGATCCCGCCGTGCGGGCCTGA